In a genomic window of Lycium ferocissimum isolate CSIRO_LF1 chromosome 9, AGI_CSIRO_Lferr_CH_V1, whole genome shotgun sequence:
- the LOC132029249 gene encoding probable RNA-dependent RNA polymerase 5, whose amino-acid sequence LCSFSVKPRNTYLSRTLIALLTYRGVPMEYFFDILKNTLEETQRLYSDELTALKVAANHRDRDDASIATSMIMAGVPLTEPYLWCCLSSLAKEERNGLKAGRLPISDTFYLMGTADPTDTLNPHEVCVILEHGQIFGEVLVYRNPGLHFGDIHRLRAVPVKNLGDIVGNAKYGIFFSTKGPRSAATEIANGDFDGDKYWVSQNPQLLKYCTASEPWSRTYSTPKTLHREPNNFSAEERERELFQTFLETRMPNYSMAEASANWYALMDRLLTLGKNNTTKNEETRSVTEKLVELIHLYYDAIDAPKSGNKVYIPKRLKVDKFPHFLQKKGSYHSTSVLGEIYDRVDKFKAEEPTAVEIKKLSAFEVAIPKPCLRLWEERYRNYRREMMEALNTSSESKNDLADQVIKKYKQLLYEAPDMEESIRSKSDIFNDALAIYRVTYDYAKAIGDIKKCGFAWKVAGSALCRLHAELHAKT is encoded by the exons TTATGTTCTTTCAGTGTTAAACCTAGGAATACTTATCTATCAAGAACTCTTATTGCTCTATTGACTTATCGAGGTGTTCCCATGGAGTATTTCTTTGATATACTTAAGAATACTTTGGAGGAGACACAAAGGTTATACTCAGATGAGTTGACAGCACTAAAAG TTGCAGCGAACCATAGAGATCGTGATGATGCCTCTATTGCCACAAGTATGATAATGGCTGGAGTACCTCTCACTGAACCATATCTTTGGTGTTGTTTATCTTCCCTggcaaaggaagaaagaaatgggCTGAAAGCAGGAAGACTTCCTATCTCTGATACTTTCTATCTAATGGGCACAGCTGATCCCACTGATACTTTAAATCCTCATGAAGTCTGTGTTATTCT TGAACATGGGCAAATATTTGGAGAGGTACTAGTATACAGGAATCCTGGGCTTCATTTTGGTGATATCCATAGACTACGTGCTGTCCCTGTGAAGAACCTTGGAGACATAGTTGGAAATGCTAAATATGGAATATTTTTCTCGACAAAAGGTCCAAGATCTGCGGCCACTGAAATTGCTAATGGCGATTTTGATGGAGATAAATATTGGGTCTCTCAGAACCCCCAG CTGTTAAAATATTGCACTGCAAGTGAACCGTGGAGCCGAACCTATTCAACGCCAAAGACATTGCATAGGGAGCCCAACAACTTCTCTGCGGAGGAAAGGGAGCGTGAACTCTTTCAGACATTTCTAGAAACTAGGATGCCAAA CTATAGCATGGCTGAGGCTTCTGCTAACTGGTATGCGCTCATGGATAGACTTCTGACATTGGGGAAAAATAACACTACCAAGAATGAAGAGACGAGGTCCGTGACAGAAAAGTTGGTTGAGTTGATTCATTTGTACTATGACGCTATAGACGCCCCAAAAAGTGGGAATAAG GTCTACATACCAAAGAGGTTGAAGGTAGACAAGTTTCCACATTTTTTGCAAAAGAAAggaagctatcactctacctcAGTCTTAGGAGAAATTTATGACCGGGTTGATAAATTTAAAGCTGAAGAACCAACTGCTGTAG AAATTAAGAAACTTTCGGCTTTTGAGGTCGCAATCCCCAAGCCATGCTTGAGGTTATGGGAAGAAAGGTACAGAAATTACAGACGTGAGATGATGGAAGCACTGAACACCAGCAGTGAATCGAAAAATGACTTGGCTGACCAGGTTATCAAAAAGTACAAACAG CTGCTATATGAAGCACCGGATATGGAGGAGAGCATAAGGAGTAAATCGGACATATTTAACGATGCGCTTGCTATTTATCGTGTGACTTATGATTATGCAAAAGCTATAGGCGACATCAAAAAATGTGGTTTTGCATGGAAAGTTGCAGGTTCGGCCCTTTGTAGGCTTCATGCTGAGCTCCATGCTAAAACATAA
- the LOC132029248 gene encoding uncharacterized protein LOC132029248 has protein sequence MEIESSTPQLVAKKLWNIVRIVFYMLRKGMSKSIHIALQDMLKRGKIAGKAISNLMLHPHYSSSSFTCKSNNDVAMSFVTRREYEFSCSNSPAFPLYFANKRRRNHRYKSEEIAVMQKVFEMLNTATNTTNYDAAVASPLALPGFGKTPNVRQLRVTDSPFPLKDSEENNNSQVDKDAEEFIKKFYKDLKQEKRIAAFESPSPYHVCAR, from the coding sequence ATGGAAATCGAGTCGAGTACACCTCAATTAGTGGCAAAAAAACTATGGAACATAGTGAGAATTGTGTTCTATATGTTGAGGAAAGGAATGTCAAAGAGCATACATATTGCTCTTCAAGACATGttaaaaagaggaaaaattgCTGGAAAGGCCATTAGCAACCTCATGTTACACCCTCACTATTCATCATCTTCCTTCACATGTAAATCTAACAACGATGTTGCCATGTCATTTGTCACACGTCGTGAATATGAGTTCAGTTGTAGCAATAGCCCTGCTTTTCCTCTGTATTTTGCCAACAAACGTAGAAGAAATCATAGGTACAAATCAGAGGAAATTGCCGTTATGCAAAAAGTATTTGAGATGTTAAATACTGCCACTAATACTACAAATTATGATGCTGCTGTTGCCTCACCTTTGGCATTGCCTGGATTTGGAAAAACTCCAAATGTTAGACAATTAAGAGTGACTGATTCACCATTTCCTTTAAAAGATTCAGAGGAGAATAATAATTCACAAGTTGATAAAGATGCTGAAGAGTTTATTAAGAAGTTTTATAAGGATTTAAAGCAAGAAAAAAGGATTGCAGCTTTTGAATCTCCATCTCCTTATCATGTTTGTGCTAGATGA